One genomic segment of uncultured Tolumonas sp. includes these proteins:
- the cutA gene encoding divalent-cation tolerance protein CutA: MSDAIVVLCTCPDNTSARQLAQTLLSEKLAACVNLIPQVTSLYYWQGKMEESQEVQLVIKTRRTMFGVLQERLLSLHPYAVPEILALPILCGNPAYLQWVQEQTTP, from the coding sequence ATGAGTGATGCCATCGTCGTGCTATGCACTTGTCCTGACAACACCAGCGCCCGCCAACTGGCGCAGACTTTATTGAGTGAAAAACTGGCGGCCTGTGTCAATCTCATTCCACAAGTCACATCGTTGTATTACTGGCAAGGCAAAATGGAAGAAAGTCAGGAAGTGCAATTGGTCATCAAAACCCGCCGCACTATGTTCGGAGTGTTACAAGAGCGGTTACTCAGCTTACACCCGTATGCGGTGCCGGAGATTCTGGCCTTGCCGATTTTGTGTGGAAACCCGGCATATCTGCAATGGGTACAGGAACAAACCACACCATGA